The following are from one region of the Mycolicibacterium helvum genome:
- a CDS encoding catalase, whose translation MTEKYATTDAGAPVPSFEHSLTVGPDGPILLQDHYLIEQMANFNRERIPERQPHAKGGGAFGSFEVTNDVSQYTKAAFLQPGIKTEMVARFSTVAGERGSPDTWRDPRGFALKFYTSEGNFDMVGNNTPVFFVRDPMKFQNFIRSQKRMAANNLRDHNMQWDFWTLVPESAHQVTYLMGDRGIPKTWRNMNGYSSHTYSWLNPDGELFWVKYHFKTDQGIDYLTQEDADRLAGEDGDYHQRDLYNSIEDGDFPSWTLHVQIMPFEDARTYRFNPFDLTKVWPHSDYPLHEVGRMTLNRNVVDYHAQIEQAAFEPNNIVAGTGLSPDKMLLARGFSYSDAHRHRLGVNYKQIPVNEPKVEVNAYSKDGAMRIRNATDPVYAPNSMGGPEADPARAAEVHWTSDGDMVRTAYTLRPDDDDWGQAGTLVREVMDDAARDRLVRNVIGHVSDGVKEPVLSRVFEYWRNVDPDLGKKIEEGVRAELA comes from the coding sequence ATGACAGAGAAGTACGCGACGACCGATGCTGGTGCGCCGGTCCCAAGTTTCGAGCATTCCCTGACAGTCGGACCCGATGGTCCGATCCTGCTCCAGGACCATTACCTGATCGAGCAGATGGCCAATTTCAACCGGGAGCGCATCCCGGAGCGCCAACCCCACGCGAAGGGCGGCGGCGCGTTCGGCTCGTTCGAGGTGACCAACGATGTCAGCCAGTACACCAAGGCGGCGTTCCTGCAGCCGGGCATCAAGACAGAGATGGTCGCAAGATTCTCAACTGTCGCCGGCGAGCGGGGCAGCCCAGACACCTGGCGCGACCCGCGCGGCTTCGCGCTGAAGTTCTACACCAGCGAGGGCAACTTCGACATGGTCGGCAACAACACACCGGTGTTCTTCGTGCGCGACCCGATGAAGTTCCAGAACTTCATCCGCAGTCAGAAACGGATGGCCGCCAACAACCTTCGAGACCACAACATGCAGTGGGACTTTTGGACGCTGGTGCCCGAGTCTGCGCATCAGGTGACGTATCTGATGGGCGATCGGGGCATCCCCAAGACCTGGCGCAACATGAATGGCTACTCCAGTCACACCTACAGCTGGCTCAACCCGGACGGGGAGCTGTTCTGGGTGAAGTACCACTTCAAGACCGACCAGGGCATCGACTACCTGACCCAGGAGGATGCCGACCGGTTGGCGGGCGAGGATGGCGACTACCACCAGCGCGACCTGTACAACTCAATCGAGGACGGCGACTTCCCGAGTTGGACCCTGCACGTGCAGATCATGCCGTTCGAAGACGCCAGAACCTACCGGTTCAATCCGTTCGACCTGACCAAGGTGTGGCCGCACAGCGACTATCCGTTGCACGAGGTTGGACGAATGACGTTGAACCGCAACGTCGTCGACTATCACGCTCAAATCGAGCAGGCTGCCTTCGAACCGAACAACATCGTGGCGGGGACCGGTTTGAGCCCGGACAAGATGTTGCTGGCCCGCGGGTTCTCCTACAGCGACGCCCATCGTCACCGGCTCGGCGTCAACTACAAGCAGATCCCGGTCAACGAGCCCAAGGTCGAGGTGAACGCCTACTCCAAGGACGGCGCGATGCGTATCCGCAACGCGACCGATCCGGTGTACGCGCCCAACTCGATGGGCGGCCCAGAAGCCGATCCCGCGCGGGCCGCTGAAGTGCACTGGACCTCCGACGGCGACATGGTGCGCACTGCGTATACGCTGCGGCCAGACGACGACGACTGGGGTCAGGCCGGCACGTTGGTGCGGGAAGTGATGGACGACGCCGCCCGAGATCGGTTGGTGCGCAACGTTATCGGGCATGTTTCTGACGGTGTGAAGGAACCGGTGCTGTCCAGGGTGTTTGAGTATTGGCGCAACGTCGACCCTGACCTAGGTAAGAAGATCGAGGAAGGTGTGCGCGCCGAGCTGGCATGA
- a CDS encoding organic hydroperoxide resistance protein has protein sequence MSIDVIYTAESTASGGGRDGHVKSSDKRIDLETRPPKAAGGSGEGTNPEQLFSAGYAACFLGAIQVVARTEKIALDSASGVTAQVGFGKDDDGGYGINAHLIGYLPGLTQGQAEELMGKAHQVCPYSKATRGNIDVTLTAKV, from the coding sequence ATGAGTATCGATGTCATCTACACCGCGGAGTCGACCGCCAGCGGCGGAGGACGCGACGGACATGTGAAGTCTTCGGACAAGCGAATCGATCTGGAGACCAGACCTCCGAAGGCGGCAGGGGGCAGCGGTGAAGGCACCAATCCCGAGCAGCTCTTCTCGGCGGGCTACGCCGCCTGTTTCCTGGGCGCGATTCAGGTGGTCGCCCGAACGGAGAAGATCGCACTCGATAGCGCATCGGGGGTCACCGCGCAGGTCGGATTCGGCAAGGACGACGACGGTGGTTACGGCATCAACGCTCACCTCATCGGTTACCTCCCGGGCTTGACGCAGGGGCAGGCCGAGGAGCTGATGGGCAAGGCACACCAGGTCTGTCCGTACTCCAAGGCCACCCGCGGCAATATCGACGTCACACTGACCGCCAAGGTCTGA
- a CDS encoding sensor domain-containing protein yields MRTAVAAAAALAAGITGFAAAAPAQARPSDPGVVSYAVLGKGSVGNIVGAPMTWESVNTDPVQTYWVDLPACNNWADIGLPEVYLDPDLASFNSAVTQTSATDQNHLVKQAIGVFATVEAANRAFHRITDRTVGCAGQTTAMHLDDGTTQVWSFGGAAPTATDAVWVKQEAGTDRRCYTQTRLRENVLLQAKVCQSGNGGPAVNVLAGAMQNTLGQ; encoded by the coding sequence ATGCGCACCGCTGTCGCGGCGGCTGCGGCGTTGGCCGCCGGTATCACCGGTTTCGCCGCGGCCGCTCCGGCGCAGGCTCGTCCGTCGGATCCGGGTGTGGTGTCCTATGCCGTGCTCGGCAAGGGTTCCGTCGGCAACATCGTCGGCGCCCCGATGACCTGGGAATCGGTGAACACCGATCCGGTTCAGACGTACTGGGTGGACCTGCCGGCGTGCAACAACTGGGCCGATATCGGGCTGCCGGAGGTGTACCTCGATCCCGACCTGGCGTCATTCAACAGTGCGGTGACCCAGACGTCGGCGACCGACCAGAACCACCTGGTCAAGCAGGCCATCGGGGTGTTCGCCACGGTCGAGGCCGCCAACCGTGCGTTCCACCGCATCACCGATCGCACCGTCGGCTGCGCCGGCCAGACCACGGCTATGCACCTCGACGACGGAACCACGCAGGTGTGGTCGTTCGGTGGGGCCGCGCCAACGGCCACCGATGCGGTCTGGGTCAAACAGGAAGCGGGCACTGATCGCCGCTGCTACACCCAGACCCGGCTGCGGGAGAACGTGCTCCTGCAAGCCAAGGTCTGTCAGTCGGGTAACGGCGGGCCCGCGGTCAACGTTCTAGCCGGTGCCATGCAGAACACGCTGGGTCAATAG
- the egtA gene encoding ergothioneine biosynthesis glutamate--cysteine ligase EgtA, whose translation MTFVVTSEPGRARSGPAAGERVLNSATSAALHIAGASLEHGPTGRVGLELEAHCFDLHDPRRRPGWSELNDVIATVGPLPGGSAVTVEPGGAVELSGPPADGPSAAIAALVADREALRSTFTEAGLGLALLGADPLRRPHRVNPGARYQAMERFFTASRTGRAGAAMMTSTASIQINLDAGPRDGWADRVRLAHALGPTMIAIAANSPLLAGRFTGWVSTRQRVWSQLDSARCGPILGASGDDPCTDWARYALKAPVMLVHSPEAVAVTEHVPFADWADGLVLLGGRRPTTADLDYHLTTLFPPVRPRRWLEIRYLDSVPDELLPAVVFLVVTLLDDPVAAELAAEAVEPVATAWDLAARVGLADNRLYEAANRCVAVAAERAPAELSESMQRLVQSVENGRCPADDFADQAISSGIEGAVLQMARATP comes from the coding sequence ATGACGTTCGTCGTCACGTCTGAGCCGGGTCGAGCACGTAGCGGCCCGGCCGCCGGTGAGCGTGTTCTGAACAGCGCAACCTCGGCAGCACTGCACATCGCGGGCGCTTCTCTAGAACACGGCCCGACCGGTCGGGTCGGGTTGGAACTTGAGGCGCACTGTTTCGACCTGCATGATCCGCGGCGGCGGCCGGGTTGGTCGGAGCTCAACGACGTGATCGCCACCGTGGGGCCGCTGCCCGGCGGCAGCGCCGTCACCGTGGAGCCCGGCGGCGCCGTGGAACTGTCTGGTCCACCGGCCGACGGGCCGTCGGCGGCGATCGCGGCGTTGGTCGCCGACCGGGAAGCCTTGCGGTCGACGTTCACCGAGGCCGGCCTCGGGCTTGCCCTATTGGGGGCAGACCCGCTGCGCCGCCCGCACCGCGTCAACCCCGGCGCCCGCTATCAGGCTATGGAGCGGTTTTTCACCGCCTCGCGTACCGGACGTGCGGGCGCGGCGATGATGACGTCGACCGCCTCGATCCAGATCAACCTCGACGCCGGTCCCCGCGACGGCTGGGCTGACCGGGTGCGGCTGGCGCATGCGCTCGGCCCGACGATGATCGCGATCGCCGCCAATTCGCCGCTGCTTGCCGGCCGATTCACCGGGTGGGTCTCCACCCGCCAGCGAGTCTGGAGCCAATTGGATTCGGCGCGCTGTGGACCAATTCTTGGCGCCAGCGGTGACGACCCATGCACCGACTGGGCCCGCTATGCGCTCAAAGCGCCGGTGATGCTGGTGCATAGTCCGGAGGCGGTTGCGGTCACCGAGCATGTCCCGTTCGCCGATTGGGCCGACGGGCTCGTCTTGCTGGGCGGTCGTCGGCCCACGACCGCCGACCTCGATTACCACCTGACCACGTTGTTCCCGCCAGTGCGCCCGCGGCGCTGGCTGGAGATCCGTTACCTCGACAGCGTGCCTGATGAGTTGTTGCCGGCGGTGGTGTTCCTGGTGGTCACGCTGCTCGACGATCCGGTCGCCGCGGAGCTGGCGGCCGAGGCCGTCGAGCCGGTCGCCACGGCATGGGATCTGGCCGCCCGGGTCGGTCTGGCCGACAATCGGCTCTACGAGGCCGCCAATCGCTGCGTGGCCGTGGCCGCCGAACGGGCACCAGCGGAATTATCCGAGTCGATGCAGCGGTTGGTGCAGAGCGTGGAGAATGGCCGCTGTCCCGCCGACGATTTCGCCGACCAGGCCATCAGCAGTGGCATTGAGGGTGCCGTCCTGCAGATGGCCAGGGCGACACCATGA
- the egtB gene encoding ergothioneine biosynthesis protein EgtB codes for MIGRDTLARDLDRVRARTLALTDFDDAELHRQYNPLMSPLVWDLAHIGQQEELWLLRDGDPHRPGMLPANIEGLYDAFVHTRASRVDLPLLSPAQSRAYCSSVRAAALEVLDTLPDRDDDAEVAFRFGLVISHENQHDETMLQALNLRSGAPILAQRGSLPAGRSGLAGTSVLVAGGPFVLGVDAQSEPLSLDNERPAHVVDVPAFRIGRVPVTNAEWRQFVDDGGYTQQRWWSPRGWGHRIQADLNAPEFWNRDGTRTRFGHVEEIPGDEPMQHVTFFEAEAYAAWAGARLPTEVEWEKAAAWDPGAGVRRRYPWGSDEPSGRLANLGGEALRPAPVGAYPAGASAYGAEQMLGDVWEWTTSPLRPWPGFTPMIYRRYSEPFFDGDFHVLRGGSWAVAADTLRPSFRNWDHPIRRQIFSGVRLAWDV; via the coding sequence ATGATCGGGCGGGATACTCTGGCCCGCGATCTCGATCGGGTCCGCGCGCGCACCCTGGCTCTCACCGACTTCGACGACGCAGAGTTGCATCGCCAGTACAACCCGCTGATGAGCCCGCTGGTGTGGGACCTCGCCCATATCGGCCAGCAGGAGGAGCTGTGGCTGCTGCGCGACGGTGACCCGCACCGGCCAGGCATGTTGCCGGCCAACATCGAAGGTCTCTACGACGCATTCGTGCACACCCGAGCCAGCCGCGTCGACCTGCCGCTGCTGTCGCCTGCGCAATCACGCGCCTACTGCAGCAGCGTGCGGGCGGCCGCGCTCGAGGTGCTGGACACCTTGCCTGACCGCGATGACGACGCCGAGGTCGCGTTTCGGTTCGGGCTGGTGATCAGTCACGAGAACCAGCACGACGAGACCATGCTGCAGGCGCTCAATCTCCGCAGCGGAGCTCCGATCCTGGCGCAGCGAGGCTCCCTTCCCGCCGGGCGGTCCGGCCTGGCCGGCACCTCGGTGCTGGTGGCCGGTGGTCCGTTCGTGCTGGGTGTCGATGCGCAGAGCGAACCGCTGTCGCTGGACAACGAGCGCCCCGCCCACGTGGTCGACGTGCCGGCCTTCCGGATCGGTCGGGTGCCGGTGACCAATGCCGAGTGGCGGCAGTTCGTCGACGACGGCGGCTACACCCAGCAGCGCTGGTGGTCACCGCGCGGCTGGGGGCATCGGATCCAGGCCGACCTGAACGCACCGGAATTCTGGAACCGCGACGGCACCCGGACCCGGTTCGGTCACGTCGAGGAGATTCCCGGTGACGAACCCATGCAACATGTCACCTTCTTCGAAGCCGAGGCTTACGCGGCGTGGGCAGGCGCCCGGTTGCCCACCGAGGTGGAGTGGGAGAAGGCCGCCGCCTGGGATCCCGGTGCCGGTGTGCGGCGCCGCTATCCGTGGGGTTCCGACGAGCCGAGCGGCCGGCTGGCCAATCTCGGCGGTGAAGCGCTGCGGCCGGCACCCGTCGGCGCCTATCCCGCCGGGGCATCAGCCTACGGCGCCGAGCAGATGCTCGGTGACGTGTGGGAGTGGACCACCTCGCCGCTGCGGCCGTGGCCCGGCTTCACCCCGATGATCTATCGGCGCTATTCGGAGCCGTTCTTCGACGGGGACTTTCACGTGCTGCGCGGGGGCTCGTGGGCGGTGGCTGCCGACACACTGCGGCCGAGCTTCCGCAACTGGGATCACCCGATCCGCCGGCAGATATTCTCCGGTGTGCGCCTGGCGTGGGACGTCTGA
- the egtC gene encoding ergothioneine biosynthesis protein EgtC, with product MCRHLGWLGEPVSVASLVLDPPCSLRVQSYAPRRQKHGLINADGWGVGFFDPGGQDRRGSGDKHGGDVRRWRSASPLWGDVSFASVAPALRSGCVIAAVRSATVGMPIEASASAPFSNGSWLLSHNGVVDRGVLPVSRAAESTVDSAVLAALIFDRGLQNLADTIVEVGASDPAARLNIMAANGSRLMATTWGDTLSMLRRDDGVVLASEPYDDHPDWQDIPDRHLVEVSGGRVSLTPLRGSS from the coding sequence ATGTGCCGGCATCTCGGCTGGTTGGGTGAGCCGGTATCGGTCGCCTCGCTGGTCCTCGATCCACCGTGCAGTCTGCGAGTGCAGTCCTACGCCCCGCGCCGGCAGAAGCACGGACTGATCAACGCCGACGGCTGGGGGGTGGGTTTCTTCGATCCCGGCGGGCAGGATCGACGCGGCTCGGGGGACAAGCACGGCGGGGACGTACGGCGCTGGCGCAGCGCGTCACCGCTGTGGGGTGACGTGTCATTCGCCTCGGTCGCGCCGGCGCTGCGCAGCGGCTGCGTGATCGCCGCGGTGCGCTCGGCCACGGTGGGGATGCCCATCGAGGCCAGCGCGTCGGCGCCGTTCAGCAACGGTAGCTGGTTGCTGTCGCACAACGGGGTCGTTGACCGCGGGGTGCTGCCGGTGAGCCGCGCCGCCGAATCGACGGTCGACAGCGCGGTTCTGGCCGCCCTGATCTTCGACCGAGGTCTGCAGAACCTTGCCGACACCATCGTCGAGGTTGGCGCGTCTGATCCAGCCGCACGACTGAACATTATGGCGGCCAACGGATCTCGACTAATGGCCACCACGTGGGGGGACACCTTGTCGATGCTGCGCCGCGACGACGGCGTGGTGCTGGCCAGCGAGCCCTATGACGACCATCCCGATTGGCAGGACATTCCCGACCGACACCTTGTCGAGGTGAGTGGTGGACGGGTGTCGCTGACGCCGCTGAGAGGATCTTCGTGA
- the egtD gene encoding L-histidine N(alpha)-methyltransferase, with the protein MTFTLSNYLAADSAAQALRNDVRSGLTQNPKSLPPKWFYDAVGSDLFDQITRLPEYYPTRAEAQILRAQSPAIAAASGADTLVELGSGTSEKTRQLLTALRDNGSLRRFVPFDVDSSVLESAGAALGSEYPGLEIEAVCGDFEEHLAKIPSGGRRLFVFLGSTIGNLTPSPRKQFLAALADVLDPGDSLLLGTDLVKDTGRLVRAYDDSAGVTARFNLNVLAVVNRELDANFDPTAFEHIARWNADEERIEMWLRATTPQQVTVGGIGLRVDFAAAEEMLTEVSCKFRPDTVTQELAEAGLRRTHWWTDPAGDFGLSLAVK; encoded by the coding sequence GTGACATTCACGCTGTCGAACTATCTGGCTGCCGACTCCGCTGCCCAGGCCCTGCGCAACGATGTGCGAAGCGGGCTGACGCAGAATCCAAAGTCATTGCCGCCCAAGTGGTTTTACGATGCAGTCGGTAGCGACCTGTTCGACCAGATCACCCGGCTTCCGGAGTACTACCCGACCAGGGCCGAGGCGCAGATCCTGCGCGCCCAGTCACCGGCGATCGCGGCAGCCAGTGGCGCCGATACCCTGGTCGAGCTCGGCAGCGGCACCTCGGAGAAGACCAGGCAGCTGCTGACCGCGTTGCGCGACAACGGCTCGCTGCGCCGCTTTGTGCCCTTCGACGTCGACTCGAGTGTGTTGGAGTCCGCGGGTGCGGCATTGGGGAGCGAGTATCCCGGTCTCGAGATCGAGGCCGTGTGCGGTGATTTCGAGGAACACCTGGCCAAAATCCCGTCCGGCGGGCGGCGGCTGTTCGTCTTCCTGGGGTCTACGATCGGCAACCTCACGCCCAGCCCACGCAAGCAGTTCCTGGCCGCGCTCGCCGATGTGCTCGATCCTGGGGACAGCCTGCTGCTGGGCACCGATCTCGTCAAGGACACCGGCCGGCTGGTCCGTGCCTACGACGACAGCGCCGGTGTCACCGCGCGGTTCAACCTCAACGTGCTGGCGGTGGTCAACCGCGAACTGGACGCGAATTTCGACCCGACGGCCTTCGAACACATCGCCCGGTGGAATGCCGACGAGGAGCGCATCGAAATGTGGCTGCGGGCAACGACTCCGCAGCAGGTGACAGTCGGCGGGATCGGGTTGCGAGTCGACTTCGCAGCGGCCGAGGAGATGCTCACCGAGGTGTCGTGCAAGTTCCGCCCGGATACCGTCACGCAGGAACTCGCCGAGGCCGGGCTGCGACGTACCCACTGGTGGACCGACCCGGCGGGCGACTTCGGGCTCTCGCTGGCGGTGAAGTGA
- the egtE gene encoding ergothioneine biosynthesis PLP-dependent enzyme EgtE, producing the protein MSAPQTLAQSWRDARLPAAGVHLDSAACSRQSLVAIDAAAAHARHESEVGGYVAAQAATSVLDAGRAGVAALTGMSSDDVVFTTGSGNALQLLLGGWPMERTVACLPGEYGPNLAEFASCGFTRRTLPVDGLGRVDPDAARAVLADDPPAMVHLTAVASHRGVVQPVAAIAAVCREIGVPLVVDAAQALAHIDCVADADAVYSSSRKWLAGPRGVGVLAVRPALADLLQSPQWAGSLSALQCLEFGEANIAARVGFSVAVGLHLAAGPEAVRQRLAALGRLTRTLLADVPGWRVVEPTDEPTAITTLAPTDGADPVRVRARLIAEHGIVTTAAGIERAPLEMTTAVLRVSPHVDAYTEDIEAFVTALRAVT; encoded by the coding sequence GTGAGCGCGCCGCAGACCCTGGCGCAGAGCTGGCGTGATGCCCGGCTGCCCGCTGCCGGTGTGCATCTGGACAGTGCCGCGTGTTCGCGCCAGAGCCTGGTGGCGATCGACGCGGCCGCGGCCCATGCCCGCCACGAGTCCGAGGTCGGTGGCTACGTCGCCGCGCAGGCGGCAACGTCGGTGCTGGACGCCGGCCGAGCCGGTGTCGCGGCGCTCACTGGGATGTCCTCCGACGACGTCGTTTTCACCACCGGGTCGGGTAATGCGCTGCAGCTGCTGCTCGGCGGGTGGCCGATGGAGCGCACCGTGGCCTGCCTGCCCGGAGAGTACGGACCCAACCTCGCTGAATTCGCCTCCTGTGGCTTCACCCGGCGGACACTGCCGGTCGACGGCCTCGGCCGGGTCGATCCCGACGCGGCTCGCGCGGTGTTGGCGGACGATCCGCCGGCGATGGTCCACTTGACCGCGGTCGCCAGTCACCGTGGTGTCGTGCAACCGGTCGCCGCGATCGCGGCAGTGTGCCGGGAGATCGGCGTCCCACTCGTCGTCGATGCCGCACAAGCGCTGGCCCATATCGACTGTGTGGCCGACGCTGACGCTGTCTACTCCTCGTCGCGCAAGTGGCTGGCCGGTCCGCGCGGGGTCGGCGTGCTGGCCGTCCGTCCAGCGTTGGCCGATCTGCTGCAGTCCCCGCAGTGGGCGGGATCGTTGTCGGCGCTGCAGTGCCTGGAATTCGGCGAGGCCAATATTGCCGCGCGGGTGGGATTCTCGGTGGCGGTGGGGTTGCACCTCGCGGCGGGACCGGAGGCGGTGCGGCAGCGGTTGGCTGCGCTGGGGCGCCTCACCCGCACCCTGCTCGCCGACGTTCCCGGCTGGCGGGTGGTGGAACCCACCGACGAGCCCACCGCGATCACCACCTTGGCGCCAACTGACGGCGCCGACCCGGTGCGGGTGCGGGCCCGGCTGATAGCCGAGCACGGCATCGTGACGACCGCGGCCGGCATTGAGCGGGCACCGCTGGAGATGACGACGGCGGTGCTGCGGGTCTCGCCGCACGTTGACGCCTACACCGAGGATATCGAGGCGTTCGTTACGGCGCTGCGCGCCGTAACCTGA
- a CDS encoding MFS transporter: MTTVQQELPTKSVASNVIRGSLGNLIEWYDWYAYAAFSVYFASVFFPSGNQTAQLLNTAGIFAVGFLVRPLGGWIFGRYADRFGRRAALTVSVLLMGAGSLGIAVLPGYAQIGTLAPILLVVLRLLQGLSLGGEYGTSATYLSEVASPNRRGFYSSFQYVTLTSGQLLALGIQIVLQQLLSPAELHSWGWRISFAVGALAALTVMWLRRTMDESENFTLAAEEYTERGTLRLLLRYPRECLTVVGLTLGGTIAFYTFTTYMQKFMVNTTGLPKEQVTWINFVALVIFVGLQPAFGALSDRVGRRPLLIAFAVSTTLFTVPLLSAVARTDSGMTAFLLMMAGLLMVSGYTSINAVVKAELFPARIRALGVGLPYALTVAIFGGTTEYVALWLKNVGHEAWFFYYVAGAALVSLLVYAFMGEPSKRSQLEREADELRELELANGPATSVKDS; this comes from the coding sequence ATGACGACCGTGCAACAGGAACTGCCCACAAAGTCAGTGGCGAGCAACGTGATTCGGGGATCGCTGGGCAATCTGATCGAATGGTACGACTGGTATGCGTATGCCGCATTCAGCGTCTATTTCGCAAGCGTGTTCTTCCCGTCGGGTAACCAAACGGCGCAACTTCTGAACACCGCGGGTATTTTCGCGGTCGGCTTTCTGGTCCGGCCATTGGGCGGGTGGATCTTCGGCCGCTACGCCGACCGGTTCGGCCGTCGCGCGGCCCTGACAGTGTCGGTGCTGCTGATGGGCGCGGGCTCATTGGGAATCGCGGTGCTGCCGGGCTACGCACAGATCGGCACGCTGGCACCAATCCTGCTGGTCGTTCTCCGGTTGCTACAGGGGTTGTCGCTGGGCGGCGAGTACGGCACGTCGGCCACGTATCTGAGCGAAGTGGCCTCCCCCAACCGGCGCGGCTTCTATTCCTCATTTCAGTACGTGACGCTCACCAGCGGTCAGCTGCTGGCACTGGGCATTCAGATCGTCCTCCAGCAGCTGCTCTCCCCGGCAGAGCTGCACTCCTGGGGATGGCGCATCTCCTTTGCCGTTGGGGCATTGGCCGCACTGACGGTCATGTGGCTGCGCCGCACGATGGACGAGTCGGAGAACTTCACCCTCGCCGCCGAGGAGTACACCGAGCGCGGCACGTTGCGACTGCTTCTGCGCTATCCGCGGGAATGTCTGACCGTGGTCGGTCTGACGCTCGGCGGGACCATTGCGTTCTATACCTTCACTACATACATGCAGAAGTTCATGGTCAACACCACCGGCCTGCCGAAGGAACAGGTGACGTGGATCAATTTCGTCGCGCTGGTGATCTTCGTCGGTCTGCAGCCGGCTTTCGGGGCACTCTCCGACCGGGTGGGCCGTCGCCCGCTGCTCATCGCCTTCGCGGTGAGCACGACCCTGTTCACCGTTCCGCTGTTGTCGGCGGTGGCCCGAACGGACTCGGGCATGACCGCGTTCCTTCTGATGATGGCGGGCCTTCTGATGGTGTCGGGTTATACCTCGATCAACGCGGTGGTGAAGGCGGAGTTGTTCCCGGCCCGGATACGCGCACTGGGAGTCGGTCTGCCTTACGCGCTGACGGTCGCCATCTTCGGCGGCACCACCGAGTACGTCGCGTTGTGGCTCAAGAACGTCGGCCACGAGGCCTGGTTCTTCTACTACGTGGCCGGCGCCGCACTGGTCTCACTGCTGGTCTATGCATTCATGGGCGAGCCCTCTAAACGCTCGCAGCTCGAGCGCGAGGCCGACGAACTGCGTGAACTCGAACTCGCCAACGGCCCGGCAACTTCAGTTAAGGATTCCTAG
- a CDS encoding class I SAM-dependent methyltransferase, whose amino-acid sequence MDSEVMDWDSVYKEEGGFAGPPPWNIGEPQPELAALIRDGKVTGEVLDAGCGHAELSLALAAAGTTVVGIDLSPTAIAAATAAAQERGLTNATYVCADITSFTGYDERFSTIIDSTLFHSLPVDRRDAYLSSIHRAAAPGARLFVLVFAKGAFPPHAETKPNEVDEDELRAAVSKYFVIDDVRPARIHSHKPEMAGMPDLDMPVDLDEKGRVKMPAFLVSAHKEG is encoded by the coding sequence ATGGATTCTGAGGTGATGGATTGGGACAGCGTCTACAAAGAAGAAGGCGGGTTCGCCGGGCCGCCGCCTTGGAACATCGGCGAGCCGCAGCCCGAGCTGGCCGCGCTGATCAGGGACGGAAAAGTCACCGGTGAGGTACTCGATGCCGGTTGCGGGCATGCCGAACTGTCCTTGGCTCTCGCCGCGGCCGGCACCACCGTCGTGGGCATCGACCTGTCCCCCACGGCCATCGCGGCGGCGACCGCGGCCGCACAGGAACGGGGGCTGACCAATGCGACGTACGTGTGCGCCGATATCACCTCCTTCACCGGATACGACGAGCGATTTTCCACGATCATCGACAGCACGCTGTTCCATTCACTGCCGGTGGACCGCCGTGACGCCTACCTGAGTTCGATTCACCGGGCCGCCGCACCAGGGGCGCGGCTGTTTGTGCTGGTGTTCGCCAAGGGCGCGTTCCCACCGCACGCGGAAACCAAGCCCAACGAGGTCGACGAAGACGAGCTTCGGGCAGCGGTGTCCAAGTACTTCGTGATCGACGACGTCCGCCCGGCTAGGATCCACTCGCACAAGCCGGAAATGGCCGGCATGCCCGACCTCGATATGCCCGTGGACCTGGACGAGAAGGGCCGGGTAAAGATGCCCGCCTTCCTGGTCAGCGCGCACAAAGAGGGCTGA